From one Nitrosococcus halophilus Nc 4 genomic stretch:
- the rimI gene encoding ribosomal protein S18-alanine N-acetyltransferase encodes MRDADVKVVGAIERAACAFPWTEGTFTDCLQAGYDAWVYERGGKIYGYGVVAVKAGEAHVLNICVHPDHQHQGCGRYILRHLLKVSRERGANTVFLEVRPSNYPALSLYHKFGFNEIGTRKGYYPAHKGREDALLLALQLAD; translated from the coding sequence ATGAGGGATGCCGATGTGAAGGTGGTCGGGGCGATTGAGCGGGCGGCTTGTGCTTTTCCCTGGACCGAGGGGACCTTTACTGATTGCCTACAGGCCGGCTATGACGCTTGGGTCTATGAACGGGGAGGCAAGATTTATGGTTATGGGGTTGTCGCGGTGAAGGCTGGTGAGGCCCATGTATTGAATATTTGTGTTCATCCTGATCATCAGCATCAAGGCTGTGGCCGATATATCTTACGCCACCTCTTAAAGGTTTCCAGGGAGCGGGGCGCGAATACGGTCTTCCTGGAGGTGCGTCCTTCCAATTACCCGGCGCTAAGCCTTTACCATAAATTTGGCTTTAATGAGATCGGTACCCGCAAAGGTTATTATCCAGCCCATAAGGGGCGCGAAGATGCGCTTTTGCTGGCCTTGCAA
- a CDS encoding uracil-DNA glycosylase, with the protein MDSHHLRYLGAMGIQVWRQRQSANADRAPAVEVGGVPLGENMPTEVAPGWEELAARVAGCTACSLHCSRTQTVFGVGDREAKWLIVGEAPGADEDRQGEPFVGRAGQLLNAMLEALGLQRGQVYIANILKCRPPKNRDPLPEEVASCEPYLRHQMALLQPRIILAVGRVAGQNLLKTSAPLGRLRGIVHKYPDTTIPLVVTYHPAYLLRSPREKRRAWQDLRLALKVYREL; encoded by the coding sequence ATGGACTCACACCATCTGCGCTATCTGGGGGCGATGGGAATCCAAGTTTGGCGGCAGCGCCAATCCGCAAATGCCGACAGGGCACCCGCCGTGGAAGTTGGCGGGGTGCCCTTGGGGGAGAATATGCCCACTGAAGTGGCACCCGGATGGGAGGAACTTGCCGCTCGCGTTGCGGGCTGTACGGCCTGCTCGTTGCACTGTAGCCGGACTCAAACGGTATTTGGGGTGGGGGATCGGGAGGCTAAATGGCTGATTGTGGGGGAAGCGCCAGGGGCGGATGAAGATCGCCAGGGAGAGCCGTTTGTGGGGCGCGCGGGGCAATTGCTCAATGCCATGCTAGAGGCGCTAGGCCTCCAGCGGGGGCAGGTCTATATTGCCAATATCCTCAAGTGCCGCCCGCCCAAAAATCGGGATCCATTACCGGAAGAGGTCGCCAGTTGTGAACCCTACCTGCGGCACCAGATGGCCTTGTTACAGCCCCGCATTATCCTCGCGGTAGGCCGAGTGGCGGGGCAAAATCTTCTCAAGACTTCGGCACCCTTGGGGCGCCTGCGCGGAATCGTGCACAAATATCCAGACACCACAATTCCTTTGGTTGTGACCTATCATCCTGCTTATCTGCTGCGTTCGCCCCGGGAAAAACGGCGGGCTTGGCAGGATCTGCGGTTGGCGCTTAAAGTGTACCGGGAACTTTGA